Proteins found in one Magnolia sinica isolate HGM2019 chromosome 5, MsV1, whole genome shotgun sequence genomic segment:
- the LOC131247179 gene encoding histone H2A.1-like yields MSKSYVKKIADRNIVPAPADGTSLHESPVYLATVLEYLAAEVLELAGNAARENKKSCIIPRHVLLAVRNDEDFGKLLAGVTISSGGVLPNINSFSCLRSLKKLQNLQKRIDWVGMNA; encoded by the exons ATGTCCAAATCTTATG TTAAGAAGATTGCTGACAGAAACATCGTACCTGCCCCG GCTGATGGCACAAGCTTGCATGAATCTCCTGTCTATTTGGCTACTGTTCTTGAGTACTTGGCAGCTGAGGTTTTGGAGCTGGCTGGGAATGCTGCTAGAGAAAATAAGAAGTCCTGCATCATTCCAAGGCATGTTCTTTTGGCTGTCAGAAATGATGAGGATTTTGGAAAATTGCTAGCTGGTGTGACAATTTCAAGTGGTGGTGTTTTGCCAAACATAAACTCTTTCTCTTGCCTAAGAAGTCTGAAGAAGCTTCAAAATCTCCAAAAAAGGATTGATTGGGTTGGGATGAATGCTTGA